The following proteins come from a genomic window of Legionella cherrii:
- a CDS encoding lipoprotein-releasing ABC transporter permease subunit gives MYKPLALFMGLRYTRSRKKNHFVSFISLSSMLGIGLGVMVLITVLSVMNGFDEQIHNRFFGMAPEITVSGPNERLNNWPEVAKKIQTVPEIKALAPYVGGQGLMVHEGQVLPIVLTGVLPEKEEKMSHLQDKLLAGSLSNLKDFGIILGRGLADSMGTMIGDKVTVMIPQATVTPAGMIPRFKRFTVVGVFSAGTGFNFDTKLAFINMGDAQKLLQMGDDVTGIKMKIDNVYQAPELTSRLSHLLGEEYQVGNWTQQYGAFFQAVKMEKTMMFMILLLIIAVAAFNLVSSLVMVVNDKQAEIAILRTIGATPSTILWTFIVQGMMVGVVGTFFGLLGGLVLAKNATTIVNHLQSWFHFKVLSSSIYFVDYLPSKIMLSDLWTVCVMALLMSFLATIYPAWRASKTVIAEALHYE, from the coding sequence ATGTATAAACCATTAGCTCTTTTTATGGGCTTACGCTATACGCGTTCTCGAAAAAAGAATCATTTTGTCTCTTTCATTTCTCTGAGCTCCATGCTGGGTATAGGCTTAGGAGTGATGGTTCTTATTACTGTTTTATCAGTAATGAATGGTTTTGATGAGCAAATACATAACCGTTTTTTCGGTATGGCGCCTGAAATCACGGTCTCTGGCCCCAACGAGCGACTCAATAATTGGCCTGAAGTAGCTAAAAAGATTCAAACAGTTCCCGAAATTAAAGCATTAGCCCCTTATGTTGGTGGACAGGGATTAATGGTGCATGAAGGGCAAGTTTTACCTATTGTCTTAACGGGAGTATTGCCTGAAAAAGAAGAAAAGATGAGTCACTTACAAGATAAATTGCTGGCCGGTAGTCTAAGCAATTTAAAAGATTTTGGCATTATCCTAGGTAGAGGTCTCGCAGACAGTATGGGCACCATGATTGGCGATAAGGTCACGGTGATGATCCCTCAAGCAACCGTGACTCCTGCTGGAATGATTCCTCGTTTTAAGCGATTTACTGTAGTTGGTGTTTTCTCTGCGGGCACTGGATTTAATTTTGATACAAAGTTGGCATTTATCAATATGGGAGATGCCCAAAAGCTATTGCAAATGGGTGATGATGTCACCGGGATCAAAATGAAAATAGATAACGTGTACCAAGCACCCGAATTGACTTCTCGATTATCTCATTTGCTGGGAGAAGAATATCAGGTCGGCAATTGGACACAGCAATATGGTGCGTTTTTTCAGGCTGTCAAAATGGAAAAAACGATGATGTTTATGATTTTATTGCTCATTATCGCCGTAGCTGCATTTAATCTGGTCTCTTCTTTGGTGATGGTTGTTAATGACAAACAAGCAGAAATTGCCATTTTAAGAACCATTGGTGCGACCCCTTCTACGATATTGTGGACATTTATTGTGCAAGGAATGATGGTAGGAGTCGTGGGGACATTTTTTGGTTTGCTGGGTGGATTAGTATTGGCTAAAAATGCGACCACAATTGTGAACCATCTGCAATCCTGGTTTCATTTCAAGGTCTTGTCATCCAGTATTTATTTTGTTGATTATTTACCTTCCAAGATTATGTTAAGCGATCTATGGACCGTTTGTGTTATGGCTTTATTAATGAGCTTTCTGGCAACAATTTATCCTGCCTGGCGTGCCTCAAAAACAGTGATTGCGGAGGCTTTGCATTATGAGTGA
- the ankQ gene encoding Dot/Icm T4SS effector AnkQ/LegA10 — MASSPFQVKKIILSDKLRALVNTPHVCIEEINALLDAELNTVPGGKALDQLTDFIHLVTFIRLKHFSDPIRALQIFADKNTTPETAKALVNAIRMAPARDDKIYELICILAQNEKLARYSDIAHVTPLRFAMIVNKSGSAKEPKYVEEECKEWYLLFDLFGLCKNLPHDLIPLLAKHLCTTNPSAEDLQALGLFLSHLDKLKLLHYEIVTVMLPQLNNKRNIENLQSLLLFLQKNDLLHPQVLDHALPWLHYLDVLKIFFSIYSEELQSASSCREALEKLPLYCQLSLPDAGNFDDVVTTNTPLHLAVIQRNLFSLKQALRLANSKLLLATSYENTALVLACKLADKQSAQLILARMRELGCDVNQADHHGMTALHWARLYHFDSLAAELIAAGANEKIKTANGKSSTYFAKHQFTLVDFKIEGHEIIEDNFKLKNSALTDIAFHADKIALNLKLTSSDEIMELYQRDEGAQIRSSNRFNLFFKTFRTRLIEWLGKQRELDLEAGQSAAARSTPG; from the coding sequence ATGGCTTCATCACCATTCCAGGTAAAAAAAATCATTCTCAGTGATAAGCTTAGAGCCTTAGTTAACACCCCTCACGTGTGTATTGAAGAAATTAATGCTCTGTTGGATGCAGAACTCAATACTGTTCCAGGAGGAAAAGCACTCGATCAATTAACTGATTTCATTCATTTAGTTACGTTCATTCGTTTAAAACACTTTTCTGATCCTATTCGAGCGCTACAAATATTTGCGGATAAAAATACAACTCCAGAAACAGCAAAAGCACTCGTTAACGCGATTAGAATGGCACCTGCACGTGATGATAAAATTTATGAGCTTATCTGCATTTTAGCTCAAAATGAAAAGCTGGCACGCTACTCCGACATAGCCCATGTGACGCCACTGCGTTTTGCCATGATTGTAAATAAATCCGGGAGTGCCAAGGAACCCAAATATGTGGAGGAAGAATGCAAGGAATGGTATTTGCTGTTTGACTTATTTGGACTTTGTAAAAATCTACCTCACGATTTAATTCCCTTACTTGCCAAACATTTATGCACTACGAATCCTTCAGCGGAGGATCTTCAAGCCCTTGGATTATTCCTAAGTCATTTAGATAAACTCAAGCTGTTACACTACGAAATAGTAACCGTGATGCTGCCCCAACTCAATAATAAAAGGAACATCGAGAATCTCCAATCCTTGCTGCTCTTTTTACAAAAAAATGATTTGCTCCATCCCCAGGTTTTAGACCATGCACTGCCTTGGTTGCATTATCTAGATGTGCTTAAGATTTTTTTCTCCATCTATAGTGAAGAACTGCAGTCCGCGAGCTCATGTCGAGAAGCATTAGAAAAACTGCCCCTATATTGCCAACTGTCTCTTCCTGATGCCGGTAATTTTGATGATGTGGTGACTACAAACACTCCCTTACACCTGGCGGTTATCCAACGTAATCTTTTTAGTCTAAAACAAGCATTACGCTTAGCGAATTCCAAACTCCTTTTAGCGACTTCATATGAAAATACAGCCTTGGTATTAGCGTGCAAACTGGCTGATAAACAATCTGCACAGCTTATTTTGGCACGAATGCGCGAATTAGGCTGTGATGTAAATCAGGCTGATCACCACGGGATGACTGCGCTTCATTGGGCAAGATTATACCATTTTGATAGTTTAGCTGCGGAACTCATTGCTGCAGGCGCTAATGAAAAAATAAAGACCGCAAATGGAAAAAGCAGCACCTATTTCGCAAAGCACCAATTTACACTCGTTGATTTCAAAATAGAGGGGCATGAAATTATCGAAGATAATTTCAAATTAAAAAATTCCGCTTTAACAGATATTGCCTTTCATGCAGATAAAATAGCCTTAAATTTAAAATTAACCAGTTCCGATGAGATAATGGAGTTGTATCAAAGGGACGAGGGCGCTCAAATTCGTTCCTCTAATCGTTTTAACTTATTTTTTAAAACATTTCGTACTCGATTAATTGAATGGCTAGGAAAACAAAGAGAATTGGATTTAGAAGCCGGTCAATCAGCAGCTGCTCGTTCAACTCCCGGTTAA
- the lolD gene encoding lipoprotein-releasing ABC transporter ATP-binding protein LolD has protein sequence MSDVILNATNLCKSYNDGASKVDVLRGVDLSIAKGERLAIIGPSGSGKSTLLHLMGGLDKPTTGDVLIKDVNWQKVNEKQRCRLRNQGLGFIYQFHHLLPEFTALENVAMPLLLANISVKDATAEASKMLDDVGLKERKTHKPAQLSGGERQRVAIARALVHQPYCVLADEPTGNLDQTTATKVFDLMLELNRKMNTALVIVTHDQQLAKQMDRVLVLGDGLLSEFK, from the coding sequence ATGAGTGATGTTATTTTAAATGCTACAAATTTATGTAAATCATACAATGATGGCGCTTCTAAAGTAGATGTGCTGCGAGGAGTCGATCTGTCGATTGCTAAAGGCGAACGTTTGGCAATTATTGGTCCATCAGGATCTGGGAAAAGCACCTTATTGCATCTAATGGGCGGGTTGGATAAGCCAACTACTGGCGATGTATTAATTAAGGATGTGAATTGGCAAAAAGTAAATGAAAAGCAACGTTGCCGATTACGTAATCAAGGTTTGGGATTTATTTACCAGTTTCATCACTTGTTACCTGAGTTCACCGCACTTGAAAATGTTGCTATGCCTCTGCTCTTGGCGAATATCTCAGTAAAGGATGCTACGGCTGAAGCAAGTAAAATGTTGGATGATGTTGGACTTAAAGAAAGAAAAACACATAAACCGGCTCAGCTTTCAGGAGGCGAGCGGCAACGCGTTGCCATTGCTCGAGCTTTGGTACATCAGCCTTACTGCGTGCTAGCTGATGAACCTACAGGCAATCTCGATCAGACAACGGCAACCAAAGTGTTTGATTTAATGCTGGAGCTGAATCGAAAAATGAATACGGCTTTGGTTATTGTGACTCATGATCAGCAGTTAGCGAAACAAATGGATCGCGTTTTAGTGCTGGGCGATGGTCTTTTATCTGAGTTTAAATAA
- a CDS encoding EamA family transporter, with protein sequence MNPSSWYFPSLIALCLYGAWGYWGTRASSFINPLSITFYSSIGVLISGIIALVLLDFKLDLCPRGGTYGLLNGLASGIACIFFILALQNGPTMPVVLVTSMYPMITLLLCVVFLKQELTFKHGLGMVFAILALILLATE encoded by the coding sequence ATGAATCCGAGCTCTTGGTATTTTCCTTCACTCATTGCTTTATGTCTTTATGGTGCCTGGGGCTATTGGGGCACAAGAGCGTCAAGTTTTATCAATCCACTTTCCATTACCTTTTACTCAAGTATTGGCGTATTAATTTCAGGCATCATCGCCTTGGTATTACTTGATTTTAAATTGGATCTTTGTCCCCGGGGGGGAACGTATGGGTTATTGAACGGTTTAGCGAGTGGTATTGCCTGTATTTTTTTCATTTTGGCACTACAAAATGGACCTACGATGCCGGTAGTGCTCGTCACATCCATGTACCCTATGATTACTCTATTATTATGCGTCGTGTTTCTAAAGCAAGAATTAACATTCAAACATGGATTGGGAATGGTTTTTGCGATTCTTGCGTTAATCTTACTTGCTACAGAATGA
- the maiA gene encoding maleylacetoacetate isomerase, whose product MKLYDYFRSTACYRVRIALNLKNIAYEKINIHLVNHGGEQHSPEYREVNPQELVPSLEINQRVISQSLAIIDYLDETYPNPALLPSDPWDKAIVRSLALIVACDMHPLNNLRVLNRLKEQFQAHETQVTDWYHHWLKAGFDAFEMKLKQIKRSPSFCFGDTVTLADLCLIPQVYNAHRFHFAMDSYPLINEINAHCLTLEPFQKAAPEIQ is encoded by the coding sequence ATGAAACTCTATGATTATTTTCGTTCCACGGCGTGTTATCGCGTCCGTATAGCCCTGAACTTAAAAAATATTGCCTATGAGAAAATAAATATTCACCTGGTGAATCATGGTGGAGAACAGCATAGTCCAGAATACCGAGAGGTTAATCCCCAAGAATTAGTGCCCAGCTTAGAAATCAATCAGCGAGTGATTAGTCAATCACTTGCCATAATCGATTATTTGGATGAAACGTACCCTAATCCTGCATTATTGCCCTCTGATCCTTGGGATAAAGCTATTGTAAGATCCCTTGCCTTAATTGTCGCTTGTGACATGCATCCGCTGAATAATTTAAGGGTATTAAACCGCTTAAAAGAGCAATTTCAAGCACATGAAACACAAGTCACAGACTGGTATCACCATTGGCTTAAAGCAGGATTTGACGCTTTTGAAATGAAATTAAAACAGATAAAACGCAGTCCATCTTTTTGTTTTGGCGATACAGTGACCTTGGCCGATCTTTGTCTTATCCCCCAAGTCTATAATGCGCATCGTTTTCATTTTGCTATGGACAGCTACCCCCTTATCAATGAAATCAACGCGCATTGTTTGACACTGGAACCCTTTCAAAAAGCAGCCCCCGAGATTCAATAA
- the pgsA gene encoding CDP-diacylglycerol--glycerol-3-phosphate 3-phosphatidyltransferase — translation MSTLTSLPNLLTLLRIVLIPVFVIVFYMPFSFAHMLAASIFAAASFTDWLDGYLARKLKMMSPFGAFLDPVADKLLVSTSLLLLVGAKEINYITIPAIVIVGREIVISALREWMAEIGRRASVTVGYVGKIKTFLQMVALFLLLAFNSLDTWGGIFGFILLYVAAILTIWSMIIYLAIAWPELTKKN, via the coding sequence TTGAGTACATTAACCAGTTTGCCTAATTTATTAACTTTGCTGCGTATCGTGCTGATTCCAGTATTCGTTATCGTATTTTATATGCCGTTTTCGTTTGCACATATGTTGGCAGCCAGTATTTTTGCTGCGGCAAGTTTTACGGATTGGTTAGATGGGTACTTGGCACGCAAACTGAAGATGATGTCTCCCTTTGGTGCTTTTCTTGATCCTGTTGCAGATAAGCTATTGGTTTCTACGAGCTTACTGTTGCTCGTAGGCGCTAAGGAAATTAATTATATTACTATTCCCGCTATTGTAATTGTTGGACGGGAAATTGTTATTTCAGCATTAAGGGAATGGATGGCTGAAATTGGTCGGCGTGCCAGTGTGACGGTCGGTTATGTCGGCAAGATAAAAACTTTTTTACAAATGGTCGCTTTATTTTTATTGTTGGCTTTTAATTCTTTAGATACTTGGGGGGGGATTTTCGGTTTTATCTTACTGTATGTGGCCGCAATTTTAACGATTTGGTCGATGATTATTTACTTGGCGATTGCTTGGCCAGAATTAACGAAAAAAAATTAA
- the asnS gene encoding asparagine--tRNA ligase, which translates to MSEVFTIKQCLDGEISIDEHVTVRGWVKTRRDSKTGLSFISLHDGSCFAPIQIVATDNLDNYLDEVSKLTAGCSIIASGKLVASQGKGQAFEIQADSIKVVGWVENPDTYPIQAKRHTLEFLRDVAHLRPRTNTISAVTRIRHCLSQAIHRFFHEQGFFWIHTPIITSSDCEGAGEMFRVSTLDLLNIPKNEYGQIDFSKDFFGKETFLTVSGQLNLEAYCMAMSKVYTFGPTFRAENSNTSRHLAEFWMIEPEIAFATLHDICTLSQKMLRYLCKAVLDERADDMDFFNQFVAPGCIERLEHIADSNFEIMTYTDAIRILEQCGQSFEFPVSWGLDLQSEHERYLAEIHCKKPVILTNYPQEIKGFYMRLNDDEKTVAAMDVLAPGIGEIIGGSQREERLDILDKRIEECNLNKESYQWYRDLRRYGTVPHAGFGLGFERLVSYVTGLANVRDVIPFPRTPGHANY; encoded by the coding sequence ATGAGTGAAGTTTTTACCATAAAGCAGTGTTTAGATGGTGAAATCAGCATTGATGAACACGTTACCGTTAGAGGTTGGGTTAAGACTCGCCGCGACTCCAAAACGGGTTTATCTTTTATTAGCTTACATGATGGTTCTTGTTTTGCTCCCATTCAAATCGTAGCAACAGATAATTTGGACAATTACCTTGATGAAGTCAGTAAACTGACGGCTGGATGCTCTATCATTGCTTCAGGAAAATTGGTAGCCTCTCAAGGTAAAGGCCAAGCATTTGAGATTCAGGCTGACTCGATTAAAGTAGTAGGTTGGGTAGAGAATCCAGATACATATCCTATTCAGGCCAAACGCCACACACTTGAATTTCTGCGTGATGTAGCTCATCTACGTCCACGTACTAATACGATAAGCGCGGTAACGCGAATTCGTCATTGTTTGTCACAAGCCATACACCGCTTTTTCCACGAACAGGGTTTCTTTTGGATACATACCCCCATTATTACTTCCAGTGATTGTGAAGGGGCCGGTGAAATGTTCCGCGTATCGACCTTAGACCTCTTAAATATCCCTAAAAATGAATACGGTCAAATTGATTTCAGTAAAGATTTTTTTGGAAAAGAGACTTTTCTCACTGTTTCAGGACAGTTAAATCTTGAGGCGTATTGCATGGCCATGTCGAAAGTATATACTTTTGGACCGACTTTTCGTGCTGAAAACTCGAATACAAGCCGCCATTTGGCTGAATTCTGGATGATTGAACCTGAAATCGCTTTTGCCACTTTGCATGACATTTGTACCTTAAGCCAAAAGATGTTGCGTTATCTATGCAAAGCAGTTCTGGATGAACGTGCAGATGATATGGACTTTTTCAATCAGTTTGTCGCTCCAGGATGTATTGAACGGCTAGAACACATCGCGGATTCTAATTTTGAAATCATGACTTATACTGATGCCATCAGAATTTTGGAACAATGCGGTCAATCATTTGAATTCCCTGTAAGCTGGGGATTGGACTTACAATCAGAACATGAACGTTATCTGGCAGAAATCCACTGCAAAAAACCGGTGATACTGACTAATTATCCTCAAGAAATCAAAGGGTTTTATATGCGTCTCAATGATGATGAAAAAACCGTTGCGGCTATGGATGTTTTAGCACCTGGAATTGGTGAAATCATTGGCGGCAGTCAACGTGAAGAACGCCTGGATATCCTGGATAAGCGCATTGAAGAATGCAATTTAAATAAAGAAAGCTATCAATGGTATAGAGACTTACGTCGATATGGTACGGTACCCCATGCAGGATTTGGTTTGGGCTTTGAACGCTTGGTCAGCTATGTTACAGGCTTAGCTAACGTACGCGATGTCATTCCTTTCCCACGCACACCAGGGCATGCAAACTATTAA
- a CDS encoding NAD(P)-dependent alcohol dehydrogenase: protein MIPVKGYAAQSAKAPLKPYSFERRDVGTNDVLIDIHYCGICHSDIHQIKDEWGGSLFPMVPGHEIVGVVSQVGPSVTKFKVGDRVGVGCFVDSCRQCDSCHEGLEQFCEVGMTLTYNNVEKRHGNLAQGGYSTQIVVDENYVLNIPENLPMDAAAPLLCAGITLYSPLKHWQIGPGKRVGILGLGGLGHMGVKLAHAMGAEVTVLSHSLSKEADGRRMGADHFFATSDPQTFKKLNNSFDLIICTVSAKIDWNDYIQLLKRDGTMVVVGIPEESVPLNAFSLIAKRRSLAGSIIGGIKETQEMLDFCGKHNIVSDIELIPIEQVNEAYERVLKSDVRYRFVIDIATL from the coding sequence ATGATACCCGTAAAAGGTTATGCGGCTCAAAGTGCAAAAGCCCCTCTTAAACCTTATTCATTTGAGCGTCGTGATGTTGGAACAAATGACGTGCTGATTGACATTCATTACTGTGGCATCTGTCACTCAGACATTCATCAGATAAAAGATGAATGGGGTGGTTCCTTATTTCCAATGGTTCCAGGTCATGAAATTGTGGGTGTAGTCAGTCAAGTAGGTCCATCGGTCACTAAGTTTAAAGTAGGCGACCGCGTGGGTGTCGGTTGTTTTGTTGATTCGTGCCGGCAATGCGACAGCTGTCATGAAGGATTGGAACAGTTTTGCGAAGTAGGAATGACTTTAACCTATAATAATGTGGAAAAACGTCACGGTAATTTGGCTCAAGGCGGCTACTCTACCCAAATTGTTGTAGACGAAAATTATGTTTTGAACATTCCTGAAAACTTGCCTATGGACGCAGCTGCACCGTTGCTTTGTGCAGGAATAACCCTCTACTCCCCCTTAAAGCATTGGCAGATTGGTCCTGGAAAACGTGTTGGTATTTTAGGTTTGGGTGGACTTGGACATATGGGCGTCAAACTGGCGCATGCAATGGGAGCTGAAGTGACCGTTTTGAGTCATTCGCTCAGCAAAGAAGCTGATGGCAGACGCATGGGTGCCGATCATTTTTTTGCTACATCGGATCCTCAAACCTTCAAAAAGTTAAACAATTCTTTTGATCTCATTATCTGTACTGTTTCCGCTAAAATCGATTGGAATGATTACATCCAATTACTCAAACGCGATGGAACCATGGTTGTTGTTGGTATTCCAGAAGAGTCTGTTCCACTGAATGCATTTTCTCTGATAGCGAAACGTAGAAGTCTGGCTGGTTCGATAATTGGCGGAATTAAAGAAACCCAGGAAATGCTCGATTTTTGTGGCAAACACAACATTGTGTCCGATATTGAACTAATTCCCATAGAACAAGTTAACGAAGCTTATGAACGTGTCCTAAAAAGCGATGTCCGCTATCGTTTTGTCATTGATATCGCCACTCTATGA
- a CDS encoding Rne/Rng family ribonuclease, translating to MEKMLINAMQTEEVRVALVKDRYLFDLDIECPGEVKKKGNIYKATVTRREPSLDAVFVEYGSKRQGFLPLKEIAPEYLSKNPEEFGDEKPPITSLIREGQELLVQVDKEERGSKGAALTTYITLAGCYLVLMPNNPRSGGISRRIEGEERDELRETLNALTLPEDMGLIIRTAGVGKSQEELQDDLDMLCNQWQSIKQAYNSELAPSLIHQEGDVIIRSIRDNLRKSISEIIIDDQISYIKAKQYIERVKPEFLPNLKLYNSSIPLFNFYQIESQIETAFQRQVMLPSGGALVIDRTEALVSIDVNSAKATGGSDIEATAFNTNIEAADEIARQLRLRDLGGLVVIDFIDMSSSKNQRDVENRLKEALQADRARIQVGRISRFGLLEMSRQRLRLSLGESAQEVCPRCEGRGTVRNIQSHGLAITRLIEEEALKEKTAEIQVQLPAEMATFIMNEKRNFIKDIEKRHSVSVMIIANPYMHLPQYSITRLKEDNVGKSKKPSYSLIQQPELHVPGSEVDSSLRDEPAVKPLTEHQPVKSAQTSFIKRLWSSLFGGHADTSVSVPQSQAKRAPGRHQAQAKTSKGSGGDRRSQNRRRRPNGNQQQRASAGNNPTASNQNRRRTGPQQQGNIKAVVKADGQKKRETAAKE from the coding sequence ATGGAAAAAATGTTAATCAATGCAATGCAAACTGAGGAAGTTCGTGTTGCACTAGTTAAAGATCGTTATTTATTTGACCTGGATATTGAATGTCCCGGTGAAGTGAAAAAAAAGGGTAATATTTATAAAGCAACCGTCACCAGACGAGAACCGAGTCTCGATGCAGTTTTCGTAGAGTATGGTTCTAAACGTCAAGGCTTCTTGCCCCTTAAGGAAATCGCACCTGAATATTTAAGCAAAAATCCTGAAGAATTTGGCGATGAAAAACCACCCATCACTTCCTTAATCCGAGAAGGCCAGGAATTGTTGGTTCAGGTTGACAAAGAAGAACGTGGCAGCAAAGGAGCCGCGCTAACAACCTATATTACTTTAGCAGGTTGTTACCTAGTTCTCATGCCTAATAATCCTCGCTCAGGCGGTATCTCCAGACGTATCGAAGGTGAAGAGCGTGACGAACTGCGAGAGACACTCAATGCATTGACTTTACCTGAAGACATGGGACTTATTATCCGTACGGCGGGTGTAGGCAAAAGCCAAGAAGAATTACAAGATGACCTGGATATGCTGTGCAATCAATGGCAATCCATCAAACAAGCTTATAATTCGGAACTTGCCCCTTCGTTGATTCATCAAGAAGGTGATGTCATCATTCGTTCTATTCGTGATAATTTACGTAAGTCCATCAGCGAAATCATTATCGATGATCAGATTTCTTACATTAAAGCCAAGCAATATATTGAGCGAGTAAAACCAGAATTCTTACCTAACTTGAAGCTCTACAACAGCAGCATCCCTCTGTTTAACTTCTATCAAATTGAAAGTCAGATAGAAACTGCATTCCAGCGCCAAGTGATGTTGCCGTCTGGAGGTGCTTTGGTGATCGACAGAACCGAAGCTCTGGTTTCAATTGATGTCAACTCAGCTAAAGCAACGGGTGGATCAGATATCGAAGCAACTGCATTCAATACAAATATTGAAGCAGCCGACGAAATCGCTCGCCAGTTACGTCTACGTGATTTGGGTGGTTTAGTTGTTATCGATTTCATTGATATGAGCTCCAGTAAAAATCAACGGGATGTCGAAAATCGCCTGAAAGAAGCATTGCAAGCGGATAGAGCACGTATTCAAGTCGGACGTATTTCCCGCTTTGGTCTTTTGGAAATGTCGCGTCAACGTCTGAGATTATCACTAGGGGAAAGTGCTCAGGAGGTGTGTCCACGTTGTGAAGGACGAGGTACGGTTCGTAACATTCAGTCTCACGGGTTGGCAATTACACGTCTCATTGAAGAAGAAGCATTAAAGGAAAAAACCGCTGAAATCCAAGTACAGCTTCCTGCAGAAATGGCAACCTTCATTATGAATGAGAAGCGTAATTTCATTAAAGACATTGAGAAAAGGCATAGTGTTTCAGTAATGATTATCGCCAATCCTTACATGCACTTACCACAGTACTCAATCACTCGTCTGAAAGAAGATAATGTAGGTAAATCGAAAAAGCCTAGTTATTCTCTAATCCAACAGCCTGAATTACATGTTCCCGGTAGTGAGGTTGATAGTTCTTTACGAGATGAACCTGCAGTCAAACCATTAACAGAACATCAACCGGTAAAAAGCGCTCAAACCAGCTTTATCAAGCGCTTATGGTCCAGTTTATTTGGTGGACATGCAGACACTTCGGTTTCAGTGCCACAAAGCCAGGCTAAAAGAGCACCAGGCCGTCATCAAGCTCAGGCAAAAACGTCTAAAGGTTCTGGTGGTGACCGCAGATCGCAAAATAGAAGACGTCGGCCCAATGGTAACCAACAACAAAGAGCCAGTGCAGGTAATAATCCAACTGCTTCAAACCAGAATCGTAGAAGAACTGGACCACAGCAACAAGGAAACATCAAAGCAGTTGTTAAAGCAGATGGCCAGAAAAAAAGAGAGACCGCAGCAAAAGAATAA
- a CDS encoding HAD family hydrolase, with amino-acid sequence MSNPYDLVVFDWEGTIADTLGIILHVVATEANLLGFGDFDPNQARKFVDLGLVQALKKTYPHLTEPQHQQLLHAVQLAMHSRSADVCLMPGVRELIYQLHEAGINLAVATNKGHQSLSRALQAAGLDKLFKVTRSAGQVPAKPCPQMLEEIIEEYGGTAATTLMIGDSLTDMEMAKSVKVTAVGIDIYHQQEEAVLMAAGAVAVFDDYKQVADFLNLSKWS; translated from the coding sequence ATGAGCAATCCATATGATTTGGTAGTATTTGACTGGGAAGGTACTATTGCGGATACTTTAGGGATAATTTTACATGTTGTTGCTACAGAAGCGAATTTGCTAGGGTTTGGCGATTTTGACCCCAATCAGGCGAGAAAATTTGTTGATTTAGGTTTGGTACAGGCTTTAAAAAAAACTTATCCGCACTTGACTGAACCACAACATCAACAATTATTGCATGCAGTGCAATTGGCCATGCATTCTCGTTCCGCAGATGTCTGTTTGATGCCTGGTGTACGTGAACTGATCTATCAATTACATGAAGCCGGGATAAATCTGGCAGTTGCAACCAATAAAGGACATCAATCCTTGTCTCGTGCTTTGCAGGCTGCAGGCCTTGATAAACTATTTAAAGTAACTCGCTCTGCGGGACAAGTACCAGCAAAACCTTGTCCACAAATGTTAGAAGAAATTATTGAAGAATACGGCGGAACTGCAGCGACAACTTTGATGATAGGTGATTCTCTTACCGATATGGAAATGGCAAAAAGTGTTAAAGTAACTGCGGTAGGAATAGATATTTATCATCAGCAAGAAGAAGCTGTCCTTATGGCAGCTGGAGCAGTAGCCGTGTTTGATGATTATAAACAGGTAGCGGATTTTTTAAATTTATCCAAATGGAGTTAA